The Halodesulfovibrio marinisediminis DSM 17456 genomic interval GTAGTGGAAGCGTACTGGTTCTTCGAGGATCTGTGAGACCTTCATACGCGGGTTCAAAGATGCGTATGGGTCCTGAAAGATCATCTGTGCAGCGGTACGGAATTCTTTGCGGGCTGAACCGGACTTATTGTCTACACGTTCGCCTCGGTAGTGAACCTGGCCGCCGGTTGGTTCGTACAGACCGATAATGGTACGTGCGAGGGTGGATTTACCACAGCCGGACTCACCTACAACAGAAAGGGTTTCACCTTTCTGAATTTCAAAGCTTACATCGTTCACAGCATGGACAACGGTCTTTTTGCGAGTGAGCTTGCCATTTTCGAATCCTAGCTGATCAAGAAATCCGCCAGAAATATCAAAGTGTTTTACAAGATTTTTAATTTTAAGAAGAGGGGTATTACTCATGCCTACTCCACTACATGACAGGCAGCCATGACGCCGGATTTTTTGAGTTCGAGCTCCGGTACCACTTCAAAACAGATGTCTTTACAGTAGTCGCAACGGTTGTTGAACGCACAGCCTTTAGGGATGTTAGTAAGGCTAGGCATAGAGCCGCGAATCTGGTTGAGACGATCGCCTTTGGCACCGTCCGGTAATGCTGCAATGAGACCCTGAGTGTATGGGTGTGTAGGGGTAGCACAGACTGTGTCAGTTGAGCCCAGTTCCACGATTCGACCAGCGTACATAACAGCAATTTTCTCTGTAACCTGAGACACAACACCAAGGTCGTGTGTGATGAGGATAAGACCCATGTTGTCTTTCTCGCAAAGCTCGAGAAGCAGGTCCATGATCTCAGCCTGAATGGTTACGTCAAGCGCCGTGGTAGGTTCATCAGCAATAATAAGCGCAGGATCTGTCAGCAAAGCAATTGCGATAACAATTCGCTGGCGCATGCCGCCGGAAAATTCGTGCGGGTACTGTTTTAAGCGTTTTTCCGGTGAAGGAATGTAAACTTTGCGCAGTTTGTCCAGCGCGATTTTTTCAGCTTCTTTTTTAGACACCTTACTGTGGGCAAGCACAGTTTCAATCATCTGCTGACCAATGGTCAAAACAGGGTTGAGTGTCATCATAGGGTCCTGGAAGATCATGGAGATACGGTTACCACGGATGGTACGCAGCTCTTTGTCGGACATCTGTGCGAGATCCTGACCTTCGAACATTACAGAACCGCTGGCGATAAAGCCCGGTTTTGAGATCTGGTTGATGATGGAGAAGCCGGTTACAGATTTACCAGCGCCGGATTCACCAACAAGACCGAGGCGTTCGCCTTTATCTACAGAAAACGAAACTTTATTTACAGCCGTAAGCGCAATGTCACGCATACGGAACTGAACAAGTATATCTTTTACATCTAAAAGGTGTTCCATTGTTCCTTAGTCCTTGTACAGTTTTGGATTCAGGAAGTCCCTGAGCCAGTCGCCGAGCAGGTTGATGGACAGTACCAGCAGTACGAGTACAAGACCCGGGAACAGGGTAATCCACCAGCTGCCACTCATGAAGTAAGCAAAGCCGGATTTAATGAGAGAGCCGAGTGAAGGCTGGTTAACAGGCATACCGAGCCCGAGGAAAGAAAGTGCAGCTTCACTCATTACAGCGTTAGCAACCTGAACAGTAGAAATAACAAGAACAGGAGTCAGGGTGTTAGGAAGAATATGACGGAACATAATGCGCATAGGGCGAAGGCCGATAACGCGTGCAGCTTCAACATATTCTTTCTTCTTCTCAGCAAGTACGGATGCGCGGACAGTACGTGCGTACTGCGGCCATTCAGAGAATCCGATAACAAAAATCAGGAATGGAACAGCAACGTCTGCGTACCGGGCAACACCTAGTGCAGCCTGCAAAATTGCACCAAAGAAGATAGCAACCATGTAGGATGAGAAGGAAAGCTGAACATCAGCAACTCGCATGAGGAAGGAGTCGATACGACCGCCTTTGTAACCTGCGGTTAAGCCGATGATAATTCCCAGAAAAGATTGCAGTGCCACTGCGCCAAGGCCGATAAGCAGGGAGATGCGGGTACCATAAAGAATGGTAGACCAAATATCACGTCCCTGTGCGTCAGTGCCGAGCCAGAATGTATCCAGACCTTCTGGTGTCCACATAGGCGGTGTTTCAGCATCCATTAAATCGATAGCTGCACCGTCGTATGGGTTCTGCGTTGCAAGCAGTGGCGCGAGAATCGCTATAGCAACTAGAAAGAGTAAGATAAGGAAACTGCCGACCGCAACAGGGTCACGTCGGAAGCTGTACAAAAAGTATGAATCCTTAAATTTTTGCCACATGGATTACTTCCTCCCCGAAACACGGACCATTGGGTTAACCAGTCCGTAAATAATATCCACTACGGTGTTCACGATAACAAAAAGAACACCAACGAAAACAAGGTATGCAACGAGCAATGCGGTGTCGGAGCGTTCTACGGCCTCGATGAACATAAAGCCCATACCCTGCCACTGGAATACTGTTTCAGTGAGGATTGTATACGCAATCATAATACCGAGCTGTACGCCACCCACGGTGATAACCGGAAGAAGGGTGTTTTTAAATGCATGCACCATAAGAACGCGGGTCGGGTTAAGACCTTTTGCATGGGCAAATTTAACGTACTCAGTCTGTAAAACTTCAACCATTTCTGCTCGGATGAGACGGATGAAGAGTGGAAGCATAATTGAGGACAGTGCAACAGAAGGAAGAATGATGTGTCTGAATGCCTTCCAGCTCAAGAAGTTACTTTCCCAGCCTGGGAACAGCTGGGCTGTAGGCCCGCGTCCATAGGACGGAAGCCAGTGCAGTTCAACTGCGAAAACATAGATAAGTAGCAGCGCGGTAAGGAATACAGGAATAGATACCCCGACGATACTGGCACCCATGAACAGTCTGGATAGCCATGCGCGAGGTTTTACAGCTGCGTAAATGCCGATAGGCACAGAAAGCACAACAATGATCAGGGCACTTGCGATAACAAGTTCCAAGGTTGCTGGAGCTTTCTTTAAAATTACTTCAGTAGCAGGTTTGCGGTAAAAGAAGGAGCGACCAAGGTCGCCGTGTACTGCATTTTTAACAAACCGTACCCACTGAACGACAACAGGGTCATTGAGGCCCAGTTTGTCTCGGTACGCTTCACGCTCTGCAGCGGAAACGTTAATCCCGACCATCTCACGTACTGGATCACCGAACGAATATTTAATACCGAACCCGATGATGGATATGACAAACATGACGATCAACGCCTGTGTCACTCTTCGAACAATAAAAGCAAACATATGGGGTTTTGGGGGTTAAAGGTTAATCCAAATCCCAGTCTTATAAAACCTAAGAGAACCGGCACAATGGTCGGTTCGTGTAGCTCCGTGCTATATCACGGAAAACTGAGTAGTACAGGCAGCGCCTGTTTGTATCCATCATTAAATCGGGGCGGCAAAGCCGCCCCGAACAAATGCTATTTCATTACAAGGTCGCCGAAGTAAGGGAAGTTCATTACGTTTACGACCTGACGAGCGTTTTCAAGGTTTTTACCACTTGCCCAGGAAAGGTCCTGCCAGTGAAGTGGAACAAACGCAGCGTCGTTGAAGAGGATGCGCTCAACTTCCTGAAGCTGAGCATGACGTTTGTCGAGATCAGTTTCGGAGTTAGCAAGAGCGATAAGCTCATCAACTTTAGGGTTGCAGTATTCGCCGGAGTTGTACTGGCCTGCGCCTGTCTCTTTGTTAGGACAAACTGCAAGGTACTCGGTGAAGTTTGCGGAGTCTTCGGTATCAGAGTGCCAACCGATCATCTGGATGTCAGCAGCGCGTGCGTCGAACTGATCCCAGTACTGTGCTTTAGGCATAGTTTTGAGGTTAACTTTGATGCCGATGCGAGCCATCATGGAAACGAAAGCCTGAGCGATCTGCTCGTCTTTTACGTAACGGTTGTTAGGAGCAATCATAGTTGCTTCAAAGCCGTTAGGGTAACCAGCTTCTGCCATGAGAGCTTTAGCTTTTTTGAGGTCGTAACGAGGCTGAAGCTCTGCTACGTAACCCTGGTAGCCTTTAGGGCCCTGCTGAGCTGCAGCTGTGCCGCGGCCTTTGAGGATTTTTTTAACGATACCGGCGTTGTTGGTAGCGTATACGATAGCCTGACGAACTTTAGGGTTCGCAAGAGCTTTGTTACGTTTCTGGTTCAGCTGGAACATGATAACGCGGGTACCAGGCATGGTAATGAGGTCAACGTTCTCAGCAGCGTCAAGACGGTCGTAGTCCTGTGGAGGTACTGGCATGATGAAATCTACGTCGCCGGAAAGAATGGAAGCAACGCGGGTAGCTTCGTTCTTAATTGGACGCATGTCGATTTCTTCGATGTTACCACGGGTGGTCCAGTAATTAGGGTTGGCTTTGAAAACCATTTTTACACCCTGTTCACGTTCTGTAACGGTGTAAGGACCAGTACCGGAAGCGTTAGTGTTAGCAAATGCAGGACCGGTTTTACCGATGACGCCTTTATCCTGACCATTTTCATCTTTACCAGAGTAGAACTTGGAGTCCATTGGGAAGATGTAAGTAGCCATGTTGATAAGGAGCGGGTAAGCAACTTTAGTTTTGAGGTCTACAGTGTAGTCATCCACAATAACTGCAGGTTCAAAAACTTCAAAAAGGCCTTTGAAGTCGATGGACTTTTTAAGACGGTCAAGAGTCCAGGCAACGTCTTTAGCAGTAAATTCGTTACCGGAGTGGAATTTTACACCTTTGCGGAGGTAGAAACGCATGGTCTTGTCATCAAGGCGTTCCCATTTGGTTGCAAGGCGTGGGTCAAAGCCCATGTCCTGGTTCCAACGTACGAGTGGGTCAAATACCAGGTGAGAGTACTGAAGCATGCCACCGGAAAGCTGTACATGCGGGTCAAGTGATACAGGGTCAGCATCAACAGCTAAGCGTAAAGTCTTAGCGGAAGCTGGAGCTGCAGCAAATGCTAAAACAACAGCAAGAGCGAACACTGTTAACAAACGTTTCATCCGAAACCTCCAAACTAGAAATACTTCTAACAACCTAAAACAAATAGAGACCACAAAAATGTTCAAAGTGTGCAACTTGATACAAGACGTCACTCTAAACAACATATAAAGCTCGAAATAAAAACCTGTCAGACCTTTTTAAGTCAAGCTTTTTTGCGATAGGAGAACCTATTTCCGCGAATACCGCGGGGTTACGACGTAGTTCTTTGAGCAAACACGCAAAAAAAGGGTATACTAGTTTTTCCTTAAAAAAACAGCAGGTAAGTACGGTGTGGCGAAAAGCGTCTGAAAATGAAAAAAAATCCACTTTTTTTAGTAAGCATGAAGTGAATAGTCGCTCAGTATATACAAGGACGTACTTCAATAATTCAATCTTCAATAATTACCATTTACGTAAACAGCTATTAAAAACAGGTGGGTACTGAGAGTTGTACTGTCTGCTGTGCGAATTTTAGTACAACATAAGTCGAAAAATAACAACTTTTCTATACAATTTGCGCCATCGTACTTTGATGAAAGTAAAATGTTGACTGAGCTATACTGTCATTTTCAAGTGCTAGACAGTAAAACTGGTGCAAAAACTGTTTAGTTGCACAATAAAAAACTGTCACTACAATGCTCGTAGTTTGTACGAAATGTGCATTTTTAATCTATTTTTGTGGAACTAAAGAGATAAAATGAGCTGAAAATGATGTAATTTGCAGAAAATGCCATAGATGAATAATGCTACAGAAAACGGATTGAAGGAGTGCTGGTAGGGGAAGATACTATTTTATACAATTCTGTCAGTTGAAATGAGGCGTTGATCAATTTGCATGCCTAATTGTGAATTATTTACTCCATGCAATGTCTCATTTAATCTTGTTGGCTTGTCGCAGAGAGTTGTCTATTCGGTTATGATAGAGACAATTTATTGGCTTAACTTTTTTTGCTAATTTGTGATGAAGCTGTATTTTAGATATAGGCGTGGGTTGGCTTCAGACGCCTCTTGCGGGAAGAGTCGATCAACTGTATCACTCAGGCACAATAAAGATATGAAATGCTCACAGCGCGCTACAATAATTCGCGTGGGCAAGGAGAATATATATGCAGTTTCCAGAACCAAGTATGGAAGGTCCAATTTCCGTTGAAACCGCGCTTGCAAACCGTCGTAGCGTTCGTGAGTTTGCAGATGAAGCATTGACTCCCGATTCCCTCGGGCAAATTTTATGGGCAACCTACGGTGTTAGTGAGGAAGGTCCATGGAACCGCCGTACTGTTCCGTCTGCTGGAGCAATGTATCCAATGGAACTTTACGTGGTGGCTGGTGACGTTGAAGGTCTTGAGCCCGGTGTGTATCGATACGATGCTTTGGGTCATTCTCTCGAAGAGGTTGAAGAAGGCGATTTGCGTGAGGAAGTTGCCGAAGTCTGTATTGAACAGGAGTGGATTGCTAAGGCGCCGGCAATTCTTGTCATTACTGCAGCGTTTGATCGAATTTCTCAAAAATATGGTGAGCGTGGCGTTGCCTACACCTTCTTTGAAGCAGGTCATATGGCGCAGAACTGTTACTTGCAGGCTGAAGCTCTCGGACTTGGCGTGACTGAAGTTGGCGCGTTCAAAGAGGAGCATCTGATGGACCTGCTTGAGCTGCCGCCAGAGCATAATCCAATGCTCGTGCTTCCAATAGGTTGGAAGTCTTACGATTAGTATTTGTATATTGTTAGGGAAATTTTTTTCCAGTGAGGCTGTGACGCTTTTTCATTTTTGCCTCCAGCGCTGTGATCTTCGTAGAAAAAGAAAAAGGGTGGAGTTTTTTCTCCACCCTTTTACTGTTTATTAACTATTTGTTACGTAAGTTGATGAGGTATAAGCCGTATGAGGTCATAGATGACGGGCTGTCCTCGCTAATAAAAGTTTTTGAGGATTTTTAAGAAACTTTTTTAAAACGGTAGCTGATCGCGAGGAGCGAGAGACTACAGATAGCGACAGCGTAGCAGGTTCTTAAAAAGCATCTTAGCGTTGAAGACGCTATTTTTCACTCCAAAGAGCGCGGTTGCCTTTTACTTTGAGACGTCCGAGACGGAGCCCCCTGAAGTACAGTCCAGTTTCTTTGCCTTTAATGTTTACCTGCATAGACTGACCGGTAAGCAAACGTTCGATTGGCTCGGTCTCTTCGATATTGATTCCGTTCCCGTCTTTGAATTTAGGCATAAGGGCGCGTAGACGCGGTGAAGGACGTACTTCGCCGCGAGCTATTTTGCCTATCGGGAAACCTCGCCATCGGAAGTTTTCCGTAAAGTTATCGAGGGCGTATTGTGGGAGGAAAAGGGCGTTTTCGCGAACCTGCGCGAGCTCCCCTTCTGGAAGTAAGTCTGCATCTACGCCTGGCATGCTGAGTGCACGGCGCGGCATGATGTCTGCTTTGAGGCCGGGGACGAATTCTTCAGGAGCTTCTGCGTCTTCAGGCTTTGTGAAGGCAGCAATGTAGAAGCCTTGCGCACCGGATTTTTCCGGATCAACGCGGAGTGTGCCTTCGCAGCCATCGAGGTATGGTTCTTCAAATGTGAAACCTTCCGGTGGGGTGATCGGCTGAAGTTTGAAGCCTACTTCCTCGGTTGCAAAGCGTACTTGTTCTTCGTTTTCCTGCACGTTAGTTGTACAGGTTGAGAAGACAACCTTGCCACCCGGAGCGAGAAGGCGAAATGCTTCTTGAAGCAGTTTGCGCTGAATTCCGATAAGTGGCTTAACTTTTTCGCCTTGCCACAGTTTAAGAACATTCGGGTTGCGTTCTACGGTCCCCCATCCGCTGCATGGTGGATCGAGCTGAATTTTTTTCCAGCCGCCG includes:
- a CDS encoding RsmB/NOP family class I SAM-dependent RNA methyltransferase, whose translation is MTVTTSSRSFRLVCTPEERPLVEELLRAQGYDFEPEPFSEWSRKITHEPKPLGSSLAAFFGLIYIQDRSSMLPPVVLNPDAGDAVLDMCASPGSKTGFLAQLVGPNGFVMGNEPSRNRLATLRQNLFTMNLLHTATCSYPGENLPLPSGGWKKIQLDPPCSGWGTVERNPNVLKLWQGEKVKPLIGIQRKLLQEAFRLLAPGGKVVFSTCTTNVQENEEQVRFATEEVGFKLQPITPPEGFTFEEPYLDGCEGTLRVDPEKSGAQGFYIAAFTKPEDAEAPEEFVPGLKADIMPRRALSMPGVDADLLPEGELAQVRENALFLPQYALDNFTENFRWRGFPIGKIARGEVRPSPRLRALMPKFKDGNGINIEETEPIERLLTGQSMQVNIKGKETGLYFRGLRLGRLKVKGNRALWSEK
- a CDS encoding SagB/ThcOx family dehydrogenase, whose protein sequence is MQFPEPSMEGPISVETALANRRSVREFADEALTPDSLGQILWATYGVSEEGPWNRRTVPSAGAMYPMELYVVAGDVEGLEPGVYRYDALGHSLEEVEEGDLREEVAEVCIEQEWIAKAPAILVITAAFDRISQKYGERGVAYTFFEAGHMAQNCYLQAEALGLGVTEVGAFKEEHLMDLLELPPEHNPMLVLPIGWKSYD
- a CDS encoding ABC transporter substrate-binding protein, which codes for MKRLLTVFALAVVLAFAAAPASAKTLRLAVDADPVSLDPHVQLSGGMLQYSHLVFDPLVRWNQDMGFDPRLATKWERLDDKTMRFYLRKGVKFHSGNEFTAKDVAWTLDRLKKSIDFKGLFEVFEPAVIVDDYTVDLKTKVAYPLLINMATYIFPMDSKFYSGKDENGQDKGVIGKTGPAFANTNASGTGPYTVTEREQGVKMVFKANPNYWTTRGNIEEIDMRPIKNEATRVASILSGDVDFIMPVPPQDYDRLDAAENVDLITMPGTRVIMFQLNQKRNKALANPKVRQAIVYATNNAGIVKKILKGRGTAAAQQGPKGYQGYVAELQPRYDLKKAKALMAEAGYPNGFEATMIAPNNRYVKDEQIAQAFVSMMARIGIKVNLKTMPKAQYWDQFDARAADIQMIGWHSDTEDSANFTEYLAVCPNKETGAGQYNSGEYCNPKVDELIALANSETDLDKRHAQLQEVERILFNDAAFVPLHWQDLSWASGKNLENARQVVNVMNFPYFGDLVMK
- a CDS encoding ABC transporter permease, whose translation is MFAFIVRRVTQALIVMFVISIIGFGIKYSFGDPVREMVGINVSAAEREAYRDKLGLNDPVVVQWVRFVKNAVHGDLGRSFFYRKPATEVILKKAPATLELVIASALIIVVLSVPIGIYAAVKPRAWLSRLFMGASIVGVSIPVFLTALLLIYVFAVELHWLPSYGRGPTAQLFPGWESNFLSWKAFRHIILPSVALSSIMLPLFIRLIRAEMVEVLQTEYVKFAHAKGLNPTRVLMVHAFKNTLLPVITVGGVQLGIMIAYTILTETVFQWQGMGFMFIEAVERSDTALLVAYLVFVGVLFVIVNTVVDIIYGLVNPMVRVSGRK
- a CDS encoding ABC transporter ATP-binding protein, with translation MEHLLDVKDILVQFRMRDIALTAVNKVSFSVDKGERLGLVGESGAGKSVTGFSIINQISKPGFIASGSVMFEGQDLAQMSDKELRTIRGNRISMIFQDPMMTLNPVLTIGQQMIETVLAHSKVSKKEAEKIALDKLRKVYIPSPEKRLKQYPHEFSGGMRQRIVIAIALLTDPALIIADEPTTALDVTIQAEIMDLLLELCEKDNMGLILITHDLGVVSQVTEKIAVMYAGRIVELGSTDTVCATPTHPYTQGLIAALPDGAKGDRLNQIRGSMPSLTNIPKGCAFNNRCDYCKDICFEVVPELELKKSGVMAACHVVE
- a CDS encoding ABC transporter permease codes for the protein MWQKFKDSYFLYSFRRDPVAVGSFLILLFLVAIAILAPLLATQNPYDGAAIDLMDAETPPMWTPEGLDTFWLGTDAQGRDIWSTILYGTRISLLIGLGAVALQSFLGIIIGLTAGYKGGRIDSFLMRVADVQLSFSSYMVAIFFGAILQAALGVARYADVAVPFLIFVIGFSEWPQYARTVRASVLAEKKKEYVEAARVIGLRPMRIMFRHILPNTLTPVLVISTVQVANAVMSEAALSFLGLGMPVNQPSLGSLIKSGFAYFMSGSWWITLFPGLVLVLLVLSINLLGDWLRDFLNPKLYKD